DNA from Amycolatopsis sp. DSM 110486:
CTGGCGATCGAGCCGCGCGTGCTGCTGCTCGACGAACCCCTGTCGGCGCTGGACGCCCTCGTGCGCACGCAGCTGCGCGACGAGATCCGCCGGCTGCAGCTGCGCGTGGGCATCACGACGCTGTTCGTGACGCACGACCAGGAGGAGGCGCTGTCGATCGCCGACCGCGTCGGCGTGATGCGGTCGGGGCGCCTCGAACAGTGCGACAGCCCGGCCGAGCTCTACGCAAGGCCCGCGACGGCGTTCGTCGCGGAGTTCGTGGGCACGATGAACCGCCTCCCGGGCGTGGTCGCGGTCGGCGGCGCGTCCGTCGACGTGGTGGGGGAGCGGCTCGTGCTGGCCGAACCGGGCCGGTGCACCGACGGCGACGCCGTGACGGTGCTGGTGCGCCCGGAGGCGGTCACGCTCGTGGCCGCTTCGGACGGGCGTGCGGTGGTGACGGACCACAGCTTCCGCGGCGCGGTCACCCGCGTCACCGCGCTGCTGTCCGACGGCACGTCGGTGCTGGCCGACCTCCCGAGCGTTTCGGCGGCGGAACTGCTGCCGGGCACCGGGGTCACGGTGTCGTTCGGGACGCAGCCGGTCCTGCTGGCGAGCTGACGCCGTTCCCGCCGCCGGAGGGTGTTCGCCTCCGGCGGCGGGAACGACGTCAGGCGGCGACCTGCTGCAGCAGGTCGTGGAAGTCGAGCATCGGCCACAGCTCGGCGATGCGGCCCTCGCGCAGGCCGAACACGACGGTGGCGCGCATGCGGATCGCCTTGCCGGTGGCCGGACTGCCGAGGAAATCGCCGTCGTGGGTGCCGGTCATCGTCCAGCGGACGGCGGCTTTGTCGCCGTCCACCAGGATGTCGTCCACGTGCAGCACGGCGTCGGAGAACGACGCGTGCACGATCTCGCCGGCACCGATCACGGCCTCGCGGGCCGACTCGTCGGACGGGCCGTGGTTCACGGCGTCGGGGGTGAGCAGTTCGTCGATCAGGTCGAAGTTGCGGCCGTTGAACAGTTCGGCGTAGAACCGTTCGACGGTCTCTCGGGTGGTGGTGGCCACGGGGGTCCCCTCTCTACTGTGGTGGTGGTTGCGGTCTTCGTGCGGTGGCGCAGTGAGGACTGAACAGGGGAGCGCCTTGTGACAACCGACTTCTTCACCGACGAACGCGGCCGGCTTTTCGGCCTGGCCTATCGCCTGCTCGGCTCTGTCGACGACGCCGAGGACGCGGTGCAGGACGCCTACCTGCGCTGGCGCCGTTGTCGACCCTGGCGAGCTCACCGCGCCCGGAGCGTGGCTCACGAAGGCCGTGACGAACCTCTGCCTCACCCGGCTCACGTCCGCGCCCGCTCGCCGTGAGTCGACGGCGGGCGACGCGCTGCCGGAACCCGTCCTCACCGGCGGCGGTGCCTTGGGCCCGCTGGAGACCGTGGAGCGGCGCGAGTCGGTGTCGTTCGCGATGCTCGTGCTGATGCGGTCGCTGACACCGGTAGAGCGCGCGGTCTTCGTTCTGCGCTCGGCATTCGACTACCCGTACCCGGAGCTCGCCGCGCTGCTGGAGCTCACCGAGGCCAACGCCCGCCAGCTCTACAGCCGCGCCCGCCGCCGCGTCGACACCGGCGAGACCCGCTTCCCGACGTCCGACGACGGCTCGATGCGGCTCACCGAGAGCTTCATGACGGCCGTGCGCTCGGGCCGGCTGGAACTGCTCGAGGACCTGCTCGTCGCCGACATCGCCACCTGGATGGACCTCGGCGACGGCGAACGCGTGCACGTCCGCGGCCGCGCAGCCGTCCGCCGCAACGCCGCCGCCACCCTCGCCCGCTTCGCCACGGTGTCCGACTTCCTGCTCATGGAGGTCAACGGCGGCCCGGGCATCCTCTTCCTCCAGGACGGCGAGATCGTGGGCCTCACCGTGGTGGAAACGCGGGACGGGCGGATCTCGGCTCTGCGCACGGTCGCGGATCCGGATCGGTCGGGGTATTTGCGGCACAGTTCGCGGCACTGCTCTCCGCTGAGTGACCGGGGAGCGCGAAAACGGCCGTGGCCTCGGGCCGGCGGCGCCTACGCTCGGTGGGATGAACGAGTCCTTCTTCCGGCACCTGGTCATCGCCGTCGGGGACCTGGCGCAGCCGGCCGCGGCGCAGATCGCGTTGCTCGAGAAGCAGGGACTGCGCGACGCCGACGAGCTCGCGCTGGAGCTCGACGAGTACTTCGCGGCGCTGAAGGACATCCTGCCCGCCGACACCGTCGCGGTGCTGGCGGAGCTCGACGGCCTCCTCGAAGAGATGAGCGGCCCGACGGGTCCGTGGTCGTTCGAGGCTCTGGCGACCGCACCGGAGTGGGTTCGGGTCAGGGAGCTGGCCGCGCGGGCGTTCGCGTTGCTGGGCCGCCCGGCCTGAGCTGCCCGGCTGCGCTCCAGCGGCACGAACGGACCGTTCGCGCGGGCACTTCCGGCACCGATCCCCAGGTCCAGGCCCGGCTGGAGCAAGTCCAGCCCGCGCGAGCGTTCTCCCCGCCCGAGGCCACGCCGTAGGCTGTCGGGTGTGAGCCAGCCGATCCTGATGACCGTCGACGACGACCCCGCTGTTTCGCGGTCGGTCGCGCGTGACCTGCGTCGCCGCTACGGCAAGGACTACCGCGTGATCCGTGCGGACTCCGGGGCCGACGCCCTCGACGCCCTGCGCGAGATCAAGCTGCGCGGAGACGCCGTCGCGGCGATCCTCGCCGACTACCGCATGCCCCACATGGACGGGATCGCCTTCCTCGAGAAGGCGATGGACCTGTTCCCCAACGCCCGCCGCGCGCTGCTGACGGCCTACGCCGACACGGACGCGGCCATCCAGGCGATCAACGTGGTCGATGTCGACCACTACCTGCTCAAGCCGTGGGACCCGCCGGAGGAGAAGCTGTACCCGGTCATCGACTCCCTCGTGGAGACGTGGCTCGCGGTCGGCGACAAGTCCGTGGACGAGACGAAGCTGGTCGGCCACCGCTACTCGGCGCCGTCGTTCAAGGTGCGCGACTTCCTCGCGCGCAACGCCGTGCCGTACCGCTGGTACTCGGTGGACGAGGACGAAGGCGGGCGCATCTTGCAGGCCGCCGGCGCCGTGGAGACCGACATCCCGGTGGTCGTGACGTCCGACGGCACCGTGCTGAAGCAGCCCACTGGCAGCGAGATCGCCGTCGCGGTGGGCCTGTCCACGCGGCCGGCGCAGGAGTTCTACGACCTCGTGGTGATCGGCGGCGGCCCGGCCGGCCTCGGCGCGGCCGTGTACGGCGCGTCGGAAGGCCTGCGCACGGTGCTCGTCGAGCGCAAGGCCACGGGCGGCCAGGCGGGCACGAGCTCGCGCATCGAGAACTACCTCGGGTTCCCCGACGGCGTCTCCGGCGCGCAGCTCACCGACCGCGCCCGGCGCCAGGCGCAGAAGTTCGGCGCCGAGGTGCTCACCGCGCGCGACGTGGTGGGGCTGGAGGTGCGCGGGTCGAGCCGCGTGGTCACCTTCGGCGACGGCTCCGAGATCGCCGCCCACGCCGTGATCCTCGCCAGCGGCGTCACCTACCGCGCGCACGAGGCCGACGGCATCCGCAAGCTCACCGGCAGCGGCGTCTACTACGGCTCCGCCGCCACGGAAGCGCCCGAGTGCAAGGGCCAGCACGTCTACATCGTCGGCGGCGCGAACTCCGCGGGCCAGGCGGCGGTGTTCTTCGCACAGCACGCGAGCGAGGTGTCCCTGCTGGTGCGCGGCGACTCGCTGGAGAAGTCGATGTCGCACTACCTCATCGAGCAGATCGCGGGCATCGACAACATCACCGTCCGCACGGGCACCACCATCGTCCAGGCCCACGGCGCCGACCACCTCGAGGCCGTGACCCTGTGCCACGGCGACACGACGGAGAAGGTCGAGACCGGGCACCTGTTCATCTTCATCGGCGCGGCGCCGCGCACCGACTGGCTGGGCGAGGTGATCCAGCGCGACCACCACGGGTTCGTCCAGACGGGGCCCGACCTGGTCGCCGAGGGCCGCAAGCCGGCCGGCTGGCCGCTCGACCGCGACCCGTACCACCTGGAGTCGTCCGTGCCCGGCGTGTTCGTGGCCGGCGACGTCCGGGCGCAGTCGGTGAAACGCGTGGCCTCCGCCGTCGGCGAGGGCGCCATGGCCGTCACCCTGGTCCACCGCTACCTGGAGGAACAGTGAAGGAGCCCGCACTGCCGCGCGAAGAACTCCGCGGCCTCTTCCTGTTCGAGCACCTCTCCGACGAGCAGCTGGACTGGATCGAACAGCACGCCGTGCTGGAGCACTACGAGGGCGACACCGCAGTGCACCGCGAGGGCGATCCGGCCACCTGCTTCTACATCGTGCTCTCGGGCGCGCTGCGGATGTCGCGGCTGGTGAGCGGCGCCGACGTCGAGGTGAAGCGCTCCGACCAGCGCGGCTCCTACTTCGGCGCCACGCAGTTCTTCGTGCACCAGGACACCGAGCACACCTACAGCGCCACCGTGCGGGCGGTCGGGGACCTGACGCTGCTCGCGCTGCCTTCGGCGGAGTTCGCGGTGGAGTTCCGCAAGTGGTTCCCGATGGCCGCGCACCTGCTGGAGGGCATGTACCTCGGCTGGCGCAACTCCGACACCGTGATCTCGTCGCGGCGCCGGCTGCTCGCGCTCGGCGAGCTCTCGGCCGGGCTCACCCACGAGCTCAACAACCCGGCCGCGGCCGCGGTGCGCGCCACGGCGTCGCTGCGCGAGCGCGTGGCCGGGATGCGCCACAAGCTCGCGCTGCTGGCGAAGAAGGACATCGATCCGGACCTGCTGGAGCAGCTGCTCGACGTGCAGGAACAGCTGGTCAAGACGGTTGCCGACGCGCCGCGGCTCTCGGCGATGCAGCAGTCCGACCGCGAGGACGAGATCAGCGACTGGTTCGACGACCACGACATCGACCAGGGCTGGGACCTCGCCGCGATCTTCGTCGCGGCCGGGCTCAAGACCGAGAACCTCGACGGCGTCCTGGAATCCGTCGGCGAGGGCCTGCTCGACGGTGCCCTGCGCTGGCTCGCGTACGCGCTCGAGACCGAGATCCTCATGGGCGAGATCGAGGACTCGACCACGCGCATCTCGGTGCTCGTGGGCGCGGCCAAGCAGTACTCGCAGATGGACCGCGCGCCGCACCAGTGGATCGACGTCCACGAAGGACTCGACTCCACGCTGGTGATGCTGTCAGGCAAGATCGGCGACAAGATCCGGGTCGTCAAGGACTACGACCGCGGCATCGACCACATCCCGGCCTACGCGGCCGAGCTGAACCAGGTGTGGACCAACATCATCGACAACGCCGTCCAGGCCATGGGCGGCGAGGGCACGCTGACGCTGCGCACGTGGC
Protein-coding regions in this window:
- a CDS encoding ABC transporter ATP-binding protein, which produces MKTVLETPQTKTGASVEFRGLRREFGEVRALDGLDLTISPGELVALLGPSGCGKTTALRVLAGLEAVDAGEVLVDGTDVVGVPANKRDMGMVFQAYSLFPNLTVRDNVAFGLRLRGVATAARQKRAQELLELVGLSAQEKRYPHQLSGGQQQRVALARALAIEPRVLLLDEPLSALDALVRTQLRDEIRRLQLRVGITTLFVTHDQEEALSIADRVGVMRSGRLEQCDSPAELYARPATAFVAEFVGTMNRLPGVVAVGGASVDVVGERLVLAEPGRCTDGDAVTVLVRPEAVTLVAASDGRAVVTDHSFRGAVTRVTALLSDGTSVLADLPSVSAAELLPGTGVTVSFGTQPVLLAS
- a CDS encoding ester cyclase, whose amino-acid sequence is MATTTRETVERFYAELFNGRNFDLIDELLTPDAVNHGPSDESAREAVIGAGEIVHASFSDAVLHVDDILVDGDKAAVRWTMTGTHDGDFLGSPATGKAIRMRATVVFGLREGRIAELWPMLDFHDLLQQVAA
- a CDS encoding sigma factor; this encodes MTTDFFTDERGRLFGLAYRLLGSVDDAEDAVQDAYLRWRRCRPWRAHRARSVAHEGRDEPLPHPAHVRARSP
- a CDS encoding response regulator; amino-acid sequence: MSQPILMTVDDDPAVSRSVARDLRRRYGKDYRVIRADSGADALDALREIKLRGDAVAAILADYRMPHMDGIAFLEKAMDLFPNARRALLTAYADTDAAIQAINVVDVDHYLLKPWDPPEEKLYPVIDSLVETWLAVGDKSVDETKLVGHRYSAPSFKVRDFLARNAVPYRWYSVDEDEGGRILQAAGAVETDIPVVVTSDGTVLKQPTGSEIAVAVGLSTRPAQEFYDLVVIGGGPAGLGAAVYGASEGLRTVLVERKATGGQAGTSSRIENYLGFPDGVSGAQLTDRARRQAQKFGAEVLTARDVVGLEVRGSSRVVTFGDGSEIAAHAVILASGVTYRAHEADGIRKLTGSGVYYGSAATEAPECKGQHVYIVGGANSAGQAAVFFAQHASEVSLLVRGDSLEKSMSHYLIEQIAGIDNITVRTGTTIVQAHGADHLEAVTLCHGDTTEKVETGHLFIFIGAAPRTDWLGEVIQRDHHGFVQTGPDLVAEGRKPAGWPLDRDPYHLESSVPGVFVAGDVRAQSVKRVASAVGEGAMAVTLVHRYLEEQ
- a CDS encoding ATP-binding protein, with protein sequence MKEPALPREELRGLFLFEHLSDEQLDWIEQHAVLEHYEGDTAVHREGDPATCFYIVLSGALRMSRLVSGADVEVKRSDQRGSYFGATQFFVHQDTEHTYSATVRAVGDLTLLALPSAEFAVEFRKWFPMAAHLLEGMYLGWRNSDTVISSRRRLLALGELSAGLTHELNNPAAAAVRATASLRERVAGMRHKLALLAKKDIDPDLLEQLLDVQEQLVKTVADAPRLSAMQQSDREDEISDWFDDHDIDQGWDLAAIFVAAGLKTENLDGVLESVGEGLLDGALRWLAYALETEILMGEIEDSTTRISVLVGAAKQYSQMDRAPHQWIDVHEGLDSTLVMLSGKIGDKIRVVKDYDRGIDHIPAYAAELNQVWTNIIDNAVQAMGGEGTLTLRTWQESKQVRVEIGDSGPGIPEEVRQRIFEPFFTTKGVGEGTGLGLDISWRIIVERHSGDIKVTSVPGDTRFEICLPVEEQASL